The following proteins are co-located in the Doryrhamphus excisus isolate RoL2022-K1 chromosome 3, RoL_Dexc_1.0, whole genome shotgun sequence genome:
- the ndufb3 gene encoding NADH dehydrogenase [ubiquinone] 1 beta subcomplex subunit 3, translated as MARRTSAVHQQELSQPRNSRGHNTRLSMGGDHGHSKMSMPDWRQWKVQGTPLEFTQQRLAARGIKDPWARNEAWRYSGGFARAVTLSDVLLKGFKWGFAAFTVALAVEYALFPPKKGGHH; from the exons ATGGCTCGCCGTACTTCTGCCGTACATCAACAGGAACTGTCGCAACCGCGCAATAGCAGAGGTCACAACACACGATTGAG TATGGGAGGTGACCACGGTCACAGCAAGATGTCCATGCCGGACTGGCGACAGTGGAAGGTGCAAGGCACGCCATTGGAGTTCACGCAGCAGAGGTTGGCAGCCAGGGGCATTAAGGACCCATGGGCACG CAATGAGGCGTGGAGGTACTCTGGTGGCTTTGCCCGTGCCGTGACTCTGTCCGACGTGTTGCTGAAAGGATTCAAGTGGGGATTTGCCGCCTTTACCGTCGCTCTTGCTGTGGAGTACGCCCTGTTCCCACCCAAGAAGGGCGGCCACCACTAA
- the pecr gene encoding peroxisomal trans-2-enoyl-CoA reductase yields the protein MAAHSVFRPGLFKHKVAIVTGGATGIGKAISVELVELGCNVVISSRKAERLQAAAQEMREKIPASSHASVTPFPCNIRNEDEVKALVSSVLKQYGRVDFLVNNGGGQFTSPVEHMSSKGWKAVIDTNLTGTFHCCKEVYASWMKQHGGVIVNIIADMWKGFPGMAHTGAARAAVDNLTKSLAVEWAASGVRVNAVAPGTIFSKTAMENYKEYGPTLFKMSVPFSPAKRLGVPEEISSAVCFLLSPAASYISGATLRVDAGQSLYHSMWEIPDHSAWPEAPEGENLEALKDLLNPQSKL from the exons atggcggctcACAGTGTTTTCCGACCGGGTTTGTTCAAACATAAAGTTGCAATTGTGACCGGCGGAGCGACTGGCATTGGGAAAGCGATATCTGTCGAGCTTGTGGAGTTGG GTTGCAACGTGGTGATTTCCAGCAGAAAAGCAGAAAGACTACAAGCGGCTGCCCAGGAAATGAGAGAAAAAATACCTGCTTCCAGCCATGCAAGTGTCACTCCATTTCCGTGCAACATCCGCAATGAGGATGAG GTGAAAGCTCTCGTATCTTCAGTGCTGAAGCAGTATGGTCGGGTAGACTTTCTGGTGAACAATGGCGGTGGTCAGTTCACCAGTCCGGTAGAACACATGTCCTCTAAAGGATGGAAAGCTGTCATAGACACAAATCTGACTGGAACGTTCCACTGTTGCAAAGAAG TCTACGCGTCATGGATGAAACAACATGGAGGCGTCATCGTCAACATCATTGCCGATATGTGGAAAGGTTTTCCCGGCATGGC CCACACGGGTGCAGCCAGGGCAGCGGTGGATAACTTAACAAAGAGCCTGGCCGTGGAGTGGGCGGCGTCGGGTGTCAGAGTCAATGCTGTTGCCCCT GGGACTATTTTTTCTAAAACCGCAATGGAGAACTATAAAGAGTATGGACCAACCCTTTTTAAGATGTCTGTTCCATTTAGTCCTGCAAAGAGACTGGGAGTACCAGAAGAG ATCTCCTCAGCAGTTTGTTTCCTCCTCTCTCCTGCCGCCTCCTACATCTCTGGAGCCACACTGAGGGTCGACGCAGGTCAGAGTCTGTACCACTCCATGTGGGAGATACCCG ATCATAGTGCATGGCCTGAAGCTCCAGAGGGAGAAAACCTGGAAGCTTTAAAGGATCTGCTCAACCCTCAAAGCAAGCTCTGA